A window of Sphingorhabdus lacus contains these coding sequences:
- a CDS encoding HlyD family secretion protein, protein MAEADLKMDISSKTQKKPRRLGRLALMLSVPLLLIAGGVGYYIANDHYVSTDNAYVQQDKISISAEVGGRIVEVAVRENQQVKEGDLLFRIDPEPYRIAIEQADASIAAAQVRVTTLQTDYQTTGVDIDSAREDVAFYEKEYQRQSSLMQDGFTTRARLQAAEHALSDARSRVASAQAEATKARAALATGSAAPGINPAVKAGQAQRDQAMLNLSRTTVRAPVAGIISQADRLQVGQMMVQGLPGVTIVASDRSWIEANFKETDLAKMRVGQPAEITFDAYPELKVRGKVSSIGAGTGSEFSVLPAQNANGNWVKVTQRVPVRIMITDKPKRKMIAGLSAHVRIDTDQ, encoded by the coding sequence ATGGCTGAAGCCGATCTCAAGATGGACATCAGCAGCAAAACACAAAAGAAGCCGCGCCGCCTTGGTCGGCTCGCGCTCATGCTCTCCGTTCCGCTGCTTCTGATTGCAGGCGGCGTGGGCTATTATATCGCCAACGACCATTATGTATCCACCGACAATGCCTATGTGCAGCAGGACAAGATATCGATCTCTGCCGAAGTCGGGGGCCGCATCGTCGAGGTCGCCGTGCGCGAGAACCAGCAGGTTAAAGAAGGCGATTTACTGTTCCGCATCGACCCGGAACCCTATCGCATCGCGATAGAACAAGCCGACGCCAGCATCGCCGCGGCACAGGTCCGCGTTACGACATTGCAAACCGATTATCAGACCACCGGCGTCGATATTGACAGTGCGCGTGAAGACGTGGCCTTTTACGAAAAAGAATATCAGCGCCAGTCGTCCCTGATGCAGGACGGATTTACGACGCGCGCCCGTTTGCAGGCGGCCGAGCATGCCCTGTCCGACGCGCGCAGCCGCGTTGCCTCCGCGCAGGCCGAGGCCACCAAAGCGCGTGCCGCCCTTGCCACGGGGTCCGCAGCACCCGGTATCAATCCAGCCGTTAAAGCCGGACAGGCACAGCGTGACCAAGCCATGCTCAACCTTTCCCGCACCACTGTCCGTGCACCTGTCGCGGGTATTATAAGCCAGGCAGACCGATTGCAAGTCGGCCAGATGATGGTCCAGGGCCTGCCCGGCGTCACCATCGTCGCCAGCGACCGAAGCTGGATTGAAGCCAATTTCAAGGAAACCGATCTTGCCAAAATGCGGGTTGGACAGCCTGCCGAAATCACCTTCGACGCTTATCCTGAACTAAAAGTACGCGGCAAGGTTTCCAGCATTGGCGCCGGAACAGGATCCGAATTTTCCGTTCTGCCCGCGCAAAATGCCAATGGCAACTGGGTGAAAGTGACGCAGCGTGTGCCGGTTCGCATTATGATTACCGACAAACCAAAGCGCAAAATGATCGCGGGGCTGTCGGCACATGTCCGCATCGACACCGATCAATAA
- a CDS encoding DHA2 family efflux MFS transporter permease subunit produces MSASTPINNPDDVAAYPVKNKALLTLAVMGASIVQILDSTIANVAIPHMQTSLGATMDTITWVLTSYIVASAVAMPITGWLSDRIGSRNLFLGAVAGFIFASMLCGIATGLTEMVIFRVFQGICAAFIGPLSQTIMLDINKPSEAPRAMAIWGMGIMIAPIMGPMVGGWLTESYNWRWVFYINLPIGIPTLIILWWLLPSRPVVRRELDRFGFAMLAIGLATLQLLLDRGQQEDWLQSWEIIIELLVVIGALWIFAVHQMTTKRPMFERLLLSDRNFFIALNMMLLVGMMMFGIFALLPPMLQNLYGYSVYDTGVLLAPRGVGILLAMFIASRLTGKMDARIIIFSGFVMTALSMWIMTKWSLNMDWHLIVYTGLLQGFGMGFVFIPLNGVAFSTLPMRLRTDGSALLYLFRSLGGSFGISIMTTMLARNMQTSHADLAGHITASSIPTLDLSTTDRLGALGEAGLQLINLEINRQAAMIAYLDDFKIMMFLLILMSPLIFMLKPGKPAPGQQPAMAD; encoded by the coding sequence ATGTCCGCATCGACACCGATCAATAATCCCGACGACGTCGCGGCCTATCCGGTCAAGAACAAGGCGCTGCTCACGCTTGCCGTGATGGGCGCCAGTATCGTGCAAATTCTCGATTCCACGATCGCCAATGTCGCTATTCCGCATATGCAGACCAGCCTTGGCGCCACGATGGATACGATCACCTGGGTCCTGACGAGCTATATCGTAGCCAGTGCAGTTGCCATGCCCATAACCGGATGGCTGTCCGACCGGATTGGCAGCCGGAATTTGTTTCTGGGTGCGGTGGCGGGTTTCATTTTTGCGTCAATGCTCTGCGGCATCGCAACCGGCCTGACGGAAATGGTTATATTCCGTGTTTTCCAGGGGATTTGCGCTGCGTTCATCGGCCCCCTGTCCCAGACCATCATGCTGGACATTAACAAGCCATCGGAAGCCCCCCGGGCAATGGCCATATGGGGCATGGGTATCATGATTGCCCCGATCATGGGCCCGATGGTGGGAGGCTGGCTGACCGAAAGCTATAACTGGCGCTGGGTGTTCTATATCAACCTGCCAATCGGAATACCGACCCTGATTATATTGTGGTGGCTCTTGCCATCCCGCCCCGTTGTGCGGCGTGAACTGGACAGGTTCGGATTTGCCATGTTGGCCATAGGCCTCGCAACCCTTCAGCTGCTGCTGGACCGAGGTCAGCAGGAAGACTGGCTGCAAAGCTGGGAAATCATCATCGAACTGCTTGTGGTTATCGGTGCCTTGTGGATTTTTGCCGTCCATCAAATGACGACCAAAAGACCGATGTTCGAACGGCTACTGCTCAGCGATCGGAACTTTTTCATCGCGCTAAACATGATGCTGCTCGTCGGCATGATGATGTTCGGAATTTTCGCCCTGTTGCCGCCCATGCTCCAAAATCTGTACGGTTATAGTGTTTATGACACCGGGGTTTTGTTGGCACCACGGGGTGTCGGCATTTTGCTGGCTATGTTCATCGCTTCGCGCCTAACCGGCAAGATGGATGCGCGGATCATCATTTTCAGCGGTTTCGTCATGACTGCCTTATCGATGTGGATAATGACAAAATGGTCGCTCAACATGGATTGGCACCTGATCGTCTATACCGGCCTGTTGCAGGGTTTCGGCATGGGTTTTGTCTTCATTCCACTGAATGGCGTTGCCTTTTCCACCTTGCCCATGCGGCTGCGTACGGATGGTTCGGCCTTGCTCTACCTGTTCCGCAGTTTGGGGGGCAGTTTCGGCATTTCGATCATGACGACGATGCTCGCGCGCAACATGCAAACGAGCCATGCGGACTTGGCTGGGCACATTACCGCGTCGTCCATTCCTACGCTAGACCTGTCGACCACTGATCGACTGGGTGCATTGGGCGAAGCGGGTCTGCAACTGATCAACCTGGAAATTAATCGGCAGGCCGCGATGATCGCCTATCTGGACGACTTCAAGATAATGATGTTCCTGCTCATATTGATGAGCCCGCTGATCTTTATGCTCAAACCGGGAAAACCGGCCCCGGGCCAGCAACCGGCGATGGCAGATTAA
- a CDS encoding 2-hydroxychromene-2-carboxylate isomerase has protein sequence MTLTADLFWSFRSPYSYLATRRYRALTEEHDLMVNLRPVYPLAIREPAFFERNHPNWLRYTFTDMFRVAQFHGIPFGPPKPDPIVQNVITREIADEQPYIFRLTRLGQAAARRGQSLPFCDEVSRLIWGGAENWHEGDHLAGAATRAGLELAELDAEAVEDAEALDAEIASNQAALEAAGHWGVPTLVFDGEPFFGQDRIEMAVWRMQQKGLAPR, from the coding sequence ATGACACTGACCGCCGACCTGTTCTGGTCTTTTCGCAGCCCGTATAGTTATCTCGCCACGCGGCGCTATCGTGCTTTGACCGAAGAACATGATCTGATGGTTAACCTTCGGCCCGTCTATCCGCTGGCAATCCGTGAGCCGGCCTTTTTCGAACGCAATCATCCTAACTGGCTGCGCTATACCTTTACCGACATGTTCCGCGTGGCGCAGTTCCATGGCATTCCATTCGGACCACCAAAGCCTGATCCTATCGTCCAGAACGTCATCACGCGGGAGATCGCAGACGAACAACCCTATATCTTCCGCCTCACACGTTTGGGTCAGGCTGCAGCGCGGCGGGGGCAGAGCCTGCCCTTTTGTGACGAAGTGTCGCGGCTGATCTGGGGCGGTGCGGAGAATTGGCATGAGGGCGATCATCTCGCCGGCGCGGCGACACGCGCTGGACTGGAACTCGCCGAGCTGGATGCCGAAGCTGTGGAAGACGCCGAAGCACTCGACGCAGAAATCGCCTCCAATCAGGCTGCTCTCGAAGCCGCTGGCCATTGGGGCGTGCCCACACTTGTCTTTGATGGCGAGCCCTTTTTCGGGCAGGACCGGATTGAAATGGCGGTCTGGCGGATGCAGCAAAAGGGTCTGGCGCCGCGCTGA
- a CDS encoding dimethylarginine dimethylaminohydrolase family protein: MFDYSHAIVRSPAASVVAGLRAEDGPDPDFEALCAEHAAYVRTLEGLGLHVTQLAASEEFPDSIFVEDPALVFGEGAIVLNLAAPSRAGESALLSPVLEDRFETVLHMQGPGHADGGDILVLRDRVLIGLSNRTDRAGAEELISLLARLGKRGEIAETPPGILHFKTGCSLIDEETVFALAPMVNSPAFAGMRVVEVPAGEEKAANKLRIRDSILMGAEFHKSRAIVESFGIPTIGLSVEQIGRIDAGLSCMSLRWREKI; the protein is encoded by the coding sequence ATGTTTGATTATAGCCATGCCATCGTCCGAAGCCCTGCTGCGTCTGTCGTGGCAGGGCTGCGGGCAGAGGATGGGCCGGACCCTGATTTTGAGGCGCTATGCGCCGAACATGCGGCTTATGTCCGGACGCTCGAGGGACTCGGGCTGCATGTGACGCAGCTTGCGGCATCGGAAGAGTTTCCCGATTCCATATTTGTGGAAGACCCTGCGCTGGTCTTTGGCGAAGGGGCCATAGTGCTCAACCTCGCGGCGCCAAGCCGGGCAGGGGAATCGGCTTTACTTTCGCCCGTCCTTGAAGATCGTTTTGAAACCGTTCTGCACATGCAGGGGCCGGGCCATGCCGACGGTGGGGATATATTGGTTCTTCGGGATCGCGTTCTGATCGGCCTGTCCAATCGTACGGATCGTGCAGGCGCGGAAGAACTGATTTCGCTTTTGGCGCGTCTGGGCAAAAGGGGCGAGATTGCTGAAACGCCGCCCGGCATTCTGCATTTCAAAACAGGGTGCAGCCTGATTGATGAAGAGACGGTATTTGCCCTCGCACCCATGGTGAATTCGCCTGCTTTTGCGGGCATGCGTGTGGTTGAGGTTCCTGCAGGCGAAGAGAAAGCTGCAAACAAACTGCGTATCCGTGACAGCATTTTGATGGGTGCGGAATTTCATAAAAGCCGCGCCATTGTGGAATCCTTTGGTATTCCGACCATCGGCTTGAGTGTCGAACAGATCGGCCGCATCGATGCGGGCCTGTCTTGCATGTCTTTGCGTTGGAGAGAGAAAATATGA
- a CDS encoding aspartate-semialdehyde dehydrogenase yields the protein MGYRIVVAGATGNVGREVVNILAEREFPADEVAVLASSRSQGIEIEYGDTGKMLKVQNIENFDWAGWDMAIFAIGSDATKKFAPIAAAAGCVVIDNSSLHRMDPDIPLIVPEVNPDAIDGYKRKNIIANPNCSTAQLVVALKPLHDYANITRVVVSTYQSVSGAGKEGMDELFEQSRNIFVGDSAEPKKFTKQIAFNVIPHIDSFLEDGYTKEEWKMMVEVKKILDPKIKLTATCVRVPVFVGHSEAVNIEYDREMSAAKAKSILREAPGIMLVDKQEDGGYATPIEAAGDDATYISRVREDPTVDNGLAFWCVSDNLRKGAALNAVQIAELLGRRHLKKG from the coding sequence ATGGGTTATCGTATCGTAGTTGCGGGCGCGACGGGAAATGTTGGCCGCGAAGTCGTGAACATCCTCGCCGAGCGTGAATTCCCCGCAGACGAAGTAGCCGTACTGGCGTCTTCACGCAGCCAAGGTATCGAAATCGAATATGGCGACACCGGCAAAATGCTGAAGGTCCAGAATATCGAGAATTTCGACTGGGCCGGTTGGGACATGGCGATTTTCGCGATTGGCTCCGACGCAACCAAGAAATTCGCGCCTATTGCGGCTGCGGCCGGATGCGTGGTGATCGACAACAGCTCGCTTCACCGGATGGACCCGGACATTCCCTTGATCGTTCCGGAAGTGAACCCGGATGCGATTGACGGTTACAAGCGCAAGAATATCATCGCCAACCCCAATTGCTCGACCGCGCAGCTTGTGGTCGCGCTGAAGCCTTTGCACGATTATGCGAACATCACTCGCGTGGTGGTATCAACCTATCAGTCGGTGTCCGGTGCAGGCAAGGAAGGCATGGACGAACTGTTCGAACAGAGCCGCAATATCTTTGTCGGCGACAGCGCCGAGCCGAAGAAATTCACCAAGCAGATCGCGTTCAACGTCATTCCGCACATCGATAGCTTTCTGGAAGACGGCTATACCAAGGAAGAATGGAAGATGATGGTCGAGGTCAAGAAGATCCTCGATCCGAAGATCAAGCTGACTGCCACTTGCGTCCGAGTGCCTGTCTTTGTTGGACATAGCGAGGCCGTGAACATCGAATATGATCGTGAAATGTCGGCAGCCAAGGCAAAATCGATCTTGCGCGAAGCGCCCGGCATCATGCTGGTCGATAAGCAGGAAGATGGCGGCTATGCGACGCCAATCGAAGCCGCAGGCGACGATGCAACCTATATCAGCCGCGTTCGTGAAGACCCCACTGTCGATAACGGACTTGCCTTCTGGTGCGTGTCCGATAACCTTCGCAAGGGGGCGGCTTTGAATGCCGTGCAGATCGCTGAACTTTTGGGACGGCGGCATTTGAAGAAGGGGTAA
- the rplS gene encoding 50S ribosomal protein L19, with protein MNLIQTLEAEAIAALAENKKIPAFRAGDTVKVGVKVIEGDRTRIQNYEGVCIARSNKGMGSNFTVRKMSFGEGVERVFPLYSPNIDSIEVVRKGVVRRAKLYYLRGLTGKKARIAERRDPRTIKTTEAAE; from the coding sequence ATGAACCTCATCCAGACACTCGAAGCCGAAGCCATCGCGGCACTGGCAGAAAACAAGAAAATCCCGGCGTTCCGCGCGGGTGACACCGTTAAGGTGGGCGTGAAGGTTATCGAAGGTGACCGCACGCGTATCCAGAATTACGAAGGCGTTTGCATTGCGCGTTCGAATAAGGGAATGGGCTCCAACTTCACCGTACGCAAAATGTCGTTCGGCGAAGGCGTTGAGCGCGTTTTCCCGCTGTACAGCCCGAACATCGACAGCATTGAAGTTGTCCGTAAGGGTGTCGTACGTCGTGCGAAGCTTTACTATCTGCGTGGCTTGACCGGTAAGAAGGCGCGTATCGCCGAACGCCGCGACCCACGCACTATTAAGACCACCGAGGCTGCCGAATAA
- the trmD gene encoding tRNA (guanosine(37)-N1)-methyltransferase TrmD, whose translation MSFHAQILTLYPEMFPGPLGVSLAGRALEEGKWSCAPIHIRDYATDKHRTVDDTPAGGGAGMVLRADILAAAVDDALARQPTAPILAMTPRGAPITQARIRALASGPGVTVLCGRFEGFDERLFDARPQIEQVSMGDIVLSGGEIGALMLLDACIRLLPGVMGATSSGDEESFEQGLLEYPHYTRPSDWEGRMIPEVLRSGDHAKIAAWRKQRAEEDTRLRRPDLWGRYKDARVQPASNVQQKNKD comes from the coding sequence ATGAGCTTTCACGCCCAAATTCTGACGCTCTACCCCGAAATGTTTCCGGGGCCGCTTGGCGTGTCGCTGGCGGGACGGGCTTTGGAGGAAGGCAAATGGTCCTGCGCACCCATCCATATCCGCGATTACGCCACGGACAAACACCGCACGGTTGACGATACACCGGCTGGCGGCGGGGCAGGGATGGTGCTGCGCGCGGATATATTGGCGGCGGCTGTTGACGACGCCCTTGCACGGCAGCCGACTGCACCGATCCTCGCCATGACCCCGCGCGGCGCGCCTATAACCCAAGCACGCATCCGCGCGTTGGCTTCGGGCCCCGGTGTGACCGTGCTATGTGGTCGTTTCGAAGGCTTTGACGAGCGTCTTTTCGACGCGCGGCCGCAGATCGAGCAAGTGTCGATGGGCGATATCGTGCTTTCCGGCGGGGAAATTGGCGCTTTAATGCTGTTAGACGCTTGCATTCGGCTGCTTCCCGGCGTAATGGGCGCGACTTCCAGCGGTGACGAGGAGTCCTTTGAACAAGGATTGCTTGAATATCCGCACTATACCCGACCCAGTGATTGGGAAGGGCGGATGATCCCTGAAGTGTTGCGATCGGGGGATCATGCGAAAATCGCCGCCTGGCGGAAACAAAGGGCGGAGGAAGATACTCGGTTACGCAGACCGGACCTTTGGGGGCGTTACAAGGACGCTCGGGTTCAGCCTGCCTCTAACGTGCAACAGAAGAATAAGGATTAA
- the rimM gene encoding ribosome maturation factor RimM (Essential for efficient processing of 16S rRNA) translates to MPNTTVTLAAISGAHGVTGEVRLKLFADSIDSLKQYKSFNDGALTVKSLRPTKDGAIARFAEINDRNAAEKLRSTLLTVPREALPPLGEGEYYYSDLLGLPCVSTEGTDLGTCIAVENFGASDVLEIQLPPEDGKPGKKFMVPMTKEAVPEWGDRIVIDADFVI, encoded by the coding sequence TTGCCGAACACCACCGTCACGCTGGCCGCCATTTCGGGCGCGCATGGCGTGACGGGTGAGGTGCGGTTGAAGCTGTTTGCCGACAGCATCGACAGCCTCAAACAGTATAAAAGCTTCAATGATGGCGCGCTGACGGTCAAATCGCTGCGCCCCACCAAAGACGGCGCCATTGCGCGCTTTGCCGAAATCAACGATCGCAACGCAGCGGAAAAGCTGCGTAGCACCCTGCTGACCGTCCCACGCGAGGCTTTGCCGCCGTTGGGTGAGGGCGAATATTATTACAGCGACCTGCTGGGGCTGCCCTGCGTGTCCACCGAAGGCACGGACCTTGGCACCTGCATCGCCGTCGAAAATTTCGGTGCGAGCGACGTGCTGGAAATCCAATTGCCACCCGAAGACGGTAAACCGGGCAAAAAATTCATGGTGCCTATGACGAAAGAGGCCGTGCCCGAATGGGGCGACCGCATCGTTATTGATGCCGACTTTGTAATATGA
- the rpsP gene encoding 30S ribosomal protein S16, whose amino-acid sequence MALSMRLSRGGSKKRPYYKIVVADARAPRDGKFIERIGSYNPQLPKDSDLRVVLDGERAKHWLAAGAQPSDRVARFLDAAGVKERKSKTNPNKGEPGQKAKDRAEDKAAKAAEAAEAAAAAAAAPAPEPEPEVVEEAPAAEEAAPAEAVAEEVPAAEEAAPAAEEAPAAEEAAPAAEEAPQEKAEG is encoded by the coding sequence ATGGCATTATCCATGCGTTTGTCACGCGGCGGTTCCAAGAAGCGTCCTTATTACAAAATCGTCGTAGCCGACGCCCGCGCACCGCGCGACGGCAAGTTCATTGAACGTATCGGCAGCTACAACCCGCAGCTTCCCAAGGACAGCGACCTGCGCGTTGTGCTGGACGGTGAGCGTGCGAAGCATTGGTTGGCCGCAGGCGCGCAGCCTTCGGACCGCGTTGCCCGTTTCCTCGACGCCGCAGGTGTCAAGGAGCGCAAGTCGAAGACCAACCCGAACAAGGGTGAGCCTGGCCAGAAAGCCAAGGATCGCGCAGAAGACAAGGCTGCCAAGGCCGCTGAAGCTGCCGAAGCCGCTGCTGCCGCCGCCGCTGCGCCTGCACCTGAGCCAGAGCCCGAAGTAGTCGAAGAAGCTCCCGCTGCAGAAGAAGCAGCCCCGGCTGAAGCGGTTGCTGAAGAAGTGCCTGCCGCTGAAGAAGCTGCGCCCGCAGCCGAAGAAGCACCTGCTGCTGAAGAAGCTGCACCTGCAGCCGAAGAAGCTCCGCAAGAAAAGGCAGAGGGCTAA
- the ffh gene encoding signal recognition particle protein: MFDKLSDRLGGVFDRLRGRGALNEADVREAMREVRVALLEADVALPVVREFVDKATEKAVGQSVLKSVTPGQQVVKIVNDALVEMLGAEQSDLNLAVAPPAIIMMVGLQGSGKTTTTAKIAKMLKAKQGKKVLMASLDVNRPAAQEQLATLGTQTEVATLPIVQGQQPVDIAKRAMQAAKLQGFDVLLLDTAGRLHVDQQLMDEMQAVAKVSTPQEILLVVDSLTGQDAVNVAKNFGERVDLTGIVLTRMDGDARGGAALSMRAITGKPIKFAGVGEKLDAIEAFNPERVAGRILGMGDVVGLVERAAEIVDKDEADKLAAKMAKGQFDMNDLRMQFRQMTKMGGLGALAGMMPGMKKAKAAMDASGMNDKLLVHMDAIIGSMTPKERAKPELLNAKRKIRIAKGSGMTVQDVNKLIKMHQEMATAMKRIRKMGGLKGLAAMFGGKGGADLGGAMEGMHGLPPGAMPPGMGGMPGMGGGAGGLPPDLARLLSKKK, encoded by the coding sequence ATGTTTGACAAGCTAAGCGACCGGTTAGGGGGGGTGTTTGACCGCCTGCGTGGTCGCGGTGCGTTGAACGAGGCTGATGTCCGCGAAGCAATGCGCGAAGTGCGCGTCGCTTTGCTGGAAGCCGACGTGGCCCTGCCAGTTGTCCGGGAATTTGTGGACAAGGCGACCGAAAAGGCCGTTGGCCAGTCGGTCCTGAAATCGGTCACTCCCGGCCAGCAAGTCGTCAAGATCGTCAACGATGCGCTCGTCGAGATGTTGGGTGCGGAGCAGAGCGACCTGAATTTGGCGGTTGCGCCGCCGGCGATCATCATGATGGTCGGTCTGCAAGGCTCGGGTAAAACCACCACGACCGCGAAAATCGCGAAGATGCTGAAGGCGAAGCAGGGCAAAAAGGTCCTGATGGCGTCGCTCGACGTTAACCGCCCTGCCGCGCAGGAGCAGCTTGCAACGCTCGGAACGCAGACCGAAGTCGCGACCTTGCCGATCGTGCAGGGGCAGCAGCCCGTCGACATCGCCAAGCGCGCGATGCAGGCCGCAAAGCTGCAGGGCTTTGATGTGCTGTTGCTCGATACGGCTGGACGCCTCCACGTCGACCAGCAGCTGATGGACGAAATGCAGGCGGTGGCGAAGGTTTCGACGCCGCAGGAAATACTGCTCGTCGTGGACTCGCTGACGGGCCAGGATGCCGTCAATGTCGCCAAGAATTTCGGCGAGCGGGTTGATCTGACCGGTATCGTGCTGACCCGTATGGACGGCGATGCGCGCGGCGGTGCGGCGCTTTCGATGCGCGCGATCACCGGCAAACCGATCAAATTCGCGGGTGTTGGCGAAAAGCTGGACGCTATCGAAGCGTTCAACCCTGAGCGCGTTGCGGGCCGCATCCTCGGCATGGGCGACGTCGTTGGTCTGGTCGAGCGGGCGGCGGAAATCGTCGACAAGGACGAAGCCGACAAGCTCGCCGCGAAAATGGCCAAGGGCCAGTTCGACATGAACGACCTGCGCATGCAGTTCCGCCAGATGACCAAAATGGGTGGTCTTGGCGCGTTGGCGGGGATGATGCCCGGCATGAAAAAGGCCAAGGCGGCCATGGACGCCAGCGGCATGAACGACAAGTTGCTGGTCCATATGGACGCCATCATTGGCTCCATGACGCCAAAAGAGCGGGCGAAGCCGGAATTGCTGAACGCCAAGCGGAAAATACGCATCGCCAAGGGCTCGGGCATGACGGTGCAGGATGTGAACAAGCTGATCAAGATGCACCAGGAAATGGCCACCGCCATGAAGCGCATTCGCAAGATGGGCGGGCTGAAGGGCCTGGCTGCGATGTTTGGCGGCAAGGGCGGCGCAGATCTGGGCGGGGCGATGGAGGGTATGCACGGCCTGCCTCCCGGCGCGATGCCGCCGGGAATGGGCGGAATGCCCGGTATGGGCGGAGGAGCAGGCGGACTTCCCCCTGACCTCGCACGACTTCTTAGTAAAAAGAAATAA
- a CDS encoding putative bifunctional diguanylate cyclase/phosphodiesterase has product MELQPSEAEKVTLPKVAREGKGRRVMYGFVMFAAIAMFVAIGGEVGAQTVRSIIGDNQKGTDQVMVTALLLNIALILLIWRRTSVLSDEIDVYRKAEVRAQHLAMTDPLTNLFNRRAIKEKTSELSARASRRGKSIAFLMVDLDGFKKINDLYGHDSGDFLLREVADRMRDVVPPSSVIARLGGDEFGICVVFEPEYPESVDRIAEDLVDALARPVSISDSEQTVTASVGISRPELDCDSIDMLIRRADIALYAAKKNGRNGYSWFESGMEVELRSRNSLEGDIRAAIPNDEFVPYFEQQIDLNTGELVGFEMLARWVSPVRGLISPDDFIPVAEETGMIGDLSLSIIRKAMIEAKNWDPKLTISVNISPVQLKDPWLAQKIVKLLVETGFPASRLEVEITESSLFKNLSLAQSIVGSLKNQDIRIALDDFGTGYSSLAHLRALPFDRIKIDRSFVSSMFENAESAAIVSAIAGLGASLDVPITAEGIEDEESIAKLKALGCTKGQGWYFGQPMNIDQVRTMLTQKDLITNRRRHSNSEAVRPDDYEERKAS; this is encoded by the coding sequence ATGGAACTACAACCATCTGAGGCAGAGAAGGTGACGTTGCCGAAAGTGGCACGGGAGGGCAAGGGCCGCCGTGTCATGTACGGCTTCGTCATGTTCGCAGCGATTGCCATGTTTGTAGCAATTGGTGGTGAAGTCGGCGCACAAACAGTTCGTTCGATCATCGGTGACAATCAAAAGGGCACCGACCAAGTCATGGTCACCGCTTTGTTGCTGAATATTGCCCTGATCCTGCTGATCTGGCGCCGGACGAGCGTGCTGAGCGATGAAATCGACGTATACCGCAAGGCGGAAGTACGGGCGCAGCATCTGGCCATGACCGATCCATTGACCAATTTGTTCAACCGCCGCGCAATCAAGGAAAAGACTTCCGAACTCAGCGCCCGCGCCTCGCGTCGTGGCAAATCCATCGCCTTTTTGATGGTGGACCTCGATGGGTTCAAAAAAATCAACGATCTGTATGGCCATGACAGCGGCGATTTCTTGCTGCGCGAAGTTGCAGACCGGATGCGCGATGTCGTTCCGCCGAGCAGCGTGATCGCCCGACTGGGTGGTGACGAGTTTGGCATATGCGTCGTGTTTGAACCGGAATATCCGGAATCGGTCGATCGCATTGCCGAAGATCTGGTCGATGCCCTTGCCCGCCCCGTATCCATTTCCGACAGCGAACAGACCGTCACCGCTTCGGTCGGCATAAGCCGCCCGGAACTTGATTGCGATTCAATCGACATGCTGATCCGCCGGGCCGACATCGCGCTGTACGCTGCCAAGAAAAATGGGCGGAACGGTTATAGCTGGTTTGAAAGCGGCATGGAGGTCGAGTTGCGGTCGCGCAATTCTCTGGAAGGCGACATTCGTGCTGCCATACCCAATGACGAATTTGTGCCCTATTTCGAACAGCAGATAGACCTCAATACCGGTGAACTGGTCGGATTTGAAATGCTGGCTCGCTGGGTCTCACCCGTTCGCGGGCTCATTTCCCCGGACGATTTCATTCCCGTCGCCGAAGAAACCGGTATGATTGGCGACCTGTCGCTGAGCATCATCCGCAAGGCCATGATTGAGGCGAAAAACTGGGACCCGAAGCTGACCATCTCGGTCAATATTTCGCCGGTCCAGTTGAAGGATCCGTGGCTCGCCCAGAAAATCGTCAAGCTGCTGGTGGAAACCGGCTTCCCGGCCAGCCGTCTGGAAGTCGAAATCACCGAAAGCTCGCTGTTCAAGAATCTGAGCCTCGCCCAATCGATTGTCGGAAGCCTTAAAAATCAGGACATCCGCATCGCGCTTGATGATTTTGGCACAGGTTATAGCTCGCTCGCCCATTTGCGTGCGTTGCCGTTCGACCGGATCAAGATTGACCGCAGCTTTGTATCCTCCATGTTCGAAAATGCCGAGAGCGCCGCAATTGTCAGCGCTATCGCCGGACTTGGCGCCAGCCTGGACGTGCCAATTACGGCCGAAGGCATTGAGGATGAAGAAAGCATCGCCAAGTTGAAAGCACTTGGCTGCACCAAGGGACAGGGTTGGTATTTCGGTCAACCGATGAATATTGATCAGGTTCGCACGATGCTGACGCAGAAAGATCTGATTACCAACCGACGTCGCCATAGCAATTCTGAAGCCGTACGGCCTGACGACTATGAGGAGCGCAAGGCGTCCTGA